One genomic region from Xenopus laevis strain J_2021 chromosome 2L, Xenopus_laevis_v10.1, whole genome shotgun sequence encodes:
- the LOC121400005 gene encoding uncharacterized protein LOC121400005 isoform X1: MAALKELLARIRAQASEQGDDWVRQQLAAQPAPTARQAASRRRTRPPERLSPAVSSRSSQRRRMRSPSPPVAGPGSSVGASAADRRGTGKKQQGGRMPCRGQGAGRRSRAGMRLGAGSQDGADRSPVVRGGATAGSSPGRSRRESAARRGSSSSRGETTQAGQRQTDRRSTDRESERRQREPAAQRGGHGGRAATSGTDLAGEPGGSSRVSMAAPPAGGDRDGGGFSRCLSPQGAAQRSGGPQQGREGSTSRHREEDRGAASSVTGCAGGRGGPPPANMGAPSVGGCWAGGVSSLLLPLQGSSGQDWSSGLGTAGEAPGTSDGSSGHRATATTDSIMEALRTAPASGPSAGTVQAVGSEGSRGPHPFPRLPMEDPVRYLAGCVKNSLAPSTWVAYSSVWQQWAELERYVQGPLGAVEREDLTLWFLYLHGTEHRSRTGIGRVLAALSFMFKMQGCGDVTKSFVVRQVAKGLRRGQQRKDTRRPITLSILEGLFGQLDKVCASDYEVALFQFAFSLAFFGAFRIGELVSTKKSEEGGVQFRHVELCGGELQVRIFESKTDKGGKGLLARLHSVAGCRLCPVRCFANYLGVRKSSRTSLLVHADESVMSRFQFIAVLRKCLTGLGLVDKEYSSHSFRIGAATEAARCGLDDATIRRLGRWESRRFQLYVRPHLV; the protein is encoded by the exons ATGGCAGCACTAAAGGAGCTCCTGGCGAGGATCAGAGCTCAGGCAAGTGAGCAGGGGGATGATTGGGTCCGGCAGCAGCTTGCAGCGCAACCCGCGCCCACAGCCCGACAGGCAGCCAGCAGGAGGAGAACACGGCCCCCTGAAAGATTGAGCCCAGCAGTGAGCAGCAGGTCGAGTCAGAGAAGACGGATGAGGAGCCCCTCCCCCCCAGTCGCAGGTCCGGGAAGCAGTGTGGGAGCGTCGGCTGCTGACAGGAGAGGCACGGGTAAGAAGCAGCAAGGGGGGAGGATGCCGTGCAGAGGCCAGGGAGCAGGACGGAGGAGCAGAGCAGGGATGCGGCTGGGAGCAGGCAGTCAAGATGGCGCCGATCGCAGTCCGGTTGTAAGAGGCGGGGCCACAGCAGGGAGCAGTCCGGGTCGCAGCAGGAGGGAGTCGGCAGCCAGGAGGGGAAGCAGCAGCTCGAGAGGGGAGACAACACAGGCAGGGCAGAGGCAGACGGACCGCAGAAGCACTGACAGGGAGAGTGAGAGGAGACAGAGGGAGCCTGCAGCACAGCGTGGAGGACATGGGGGAAGGGCAGCCACTTCAGGAACGGACCTTGCTGGGGAGCCAGGAGGGAGTTCGCGCGTGAGTATGGCAGCACCCCCGGCTGGGGGCGACAGGGATGGGGGGGGTTTTTCACGTTGTTTGTCTCCACAGGGTGCGGCGCAACGGAGCGGTGGACCCCAGCAGGGACGCGAGGGATCTACTTCCAGGCACAGAGAAGAGGATAGAGGCGCGGCCAGCTCGGTAACGGGCTGTGCTGGGGGGAGAGGGGGGCCCCCACCAGCGAATATGGGGGCGCCCTCTGTTGGGGGTTGCTGGGCCGGGGGGGTTTCCTCTCTCCTGTTGCCTCTACAGGGATCATCAGGACAAGACTGGAGCAGCGGTCTGGGTACAGCAGGAGAAGCGCCAGGCACATCAGACGGGTCATCAGGACACAGAGCAACAGCCACCACAGACAGCATCATGGAAGCACTCCGAACAGCACCGGCCTCCGGGCCCAGTG CTGGAACGGTTCAGGCAGTTGGCTCCGAGGGCAGCCGAGGCCCCCACCCCTTTCCCAGACTTCCTATGGAGGATCCCGTTCGATACCTGGCAGGTTGTGTAAAAAATTCTTTGGCGCCATCTACCTGGGTAGCTTATAGTAGTGTTTGGCAGCAGTGGGCAGAGCTCGAAAGGTATGTGCAGGGCCCTCTGGGTGCGGTGGAAAGGGAGGACTTAACATTGTGGTTCTTATATTTGCACGGTACAGAGCACCGTTCGAGAACAGGCATTGGCAGAGTGTTGGCAGCCCTGTCTTTTATGTTTAAGATGCAAGGTTGCGGGGACGTGACTAAGAGCTTTGTGGTTCGGCAGGTTGCGAAGGGTTTGAGGAGGGGCCAGCAAAGGAAAGACACGCGCAGGCCAATCACACTTAGCATCTTGGAAGGACTCTTTGGGCAGCTAGACAAGGTTTGCGCTTCAGACTACGAGGTGGCACTTTTTCAGTTTGCTTTCTCCTTGGCATTTTTTGGGGCATTTCGCATAGGGGAGCTGGTTAGCACAAAGAAAAGTGAAGAGGGGGGCGTGCAATTTAGGCATGTGGAGCTGTGTGGGGGGGAACTTCAGGTCAGGATATTCGAATCGAAAACTGATAAGGGGGGCAAGGGTTTGTTGGCGCGGCTGCATAGTGTGGCAGGTTGTAGGTTGTGTCCAGTGCGGTGTTTCGCCAATTATCTAGGGGTTCGGAAGTCCTCAAGAACATCATTATTGGTACATGCAGACGAGTCAGTCATGTCGCGGTTCCAGTTCATAGCGGTGTTGCGGAAGTGCCTCACGGGTCTGGGGCTGGTGGACAAGGAATACAGCTCACACTCATTTCGTATTGGGGCGGCAACGGAGGCGGCCAGGTGTGGGCTAGATGACGCTACAATTCGCAGGTTAGGGAGGTGGGAATCTAGACGATTTCAATTGTACGTTAGACCCCACTTGGTTTAG
- the LOC121400005 gene encoding translation initiation factor IF-2-like isoform X3, which translates to MAALKELLARIRAQASEQGDDWVRQQLAAQPAPTARQAASRRRTRPPERLSPAVSSRSSQRRRMRSPSPPVAGPGSSVGASAADRRGTGKKQQGGRMPCRGQGAGRRSRAGMRLGAGSQDGADRSPVVRGGATAGSSPGRSRRESAARRGSSSSRGETTQAGQRQTDRRSTDRESERRQREPAAQRGGHGGRAATSGTDLAGEPGGSSRVSMAAPPAGGDRDGGGFSRCLSPQGAAQRSGGPQQGREGSTSRHREEDRGAASSVTGCAGGRGGPPPANMGAPSVGGCWAGGVSSLLLPLQGSSGQDWSSGLGTAGEAPGTSDGSSGHRATATTDSIMEALRTAPASGPSGSRRCMVWVMGHSYIFWAEQRAGLREKGRRFWLPADAVEVQWHGKRGLSWLQIRAWIEDKFRQEGPPDVLVLHAGGNDVGKIPMRDLIGRMKQDLVRIRAMAPRLVVIWSQIVPRLVWRGARDLKAVQRTRAKINAAMTKFVHKAGGIVVRHVMLERDPKYYRPDGVHLNGLGLEVFNYGLREGVEVAIQVWRGMRD; encoded by the exons ATGGCAGCACTAAAGGAGCTCCTGGCGAGGATCAGAGCTCAGGCAAGTGAGCAGGGGGATGATTGGGTCCGGCAGCAGCTTGCAGCGCAACCCGCGCCCACAGCCCGACAGGCAGCCAGCAGGAGGAGAACACGGCCCCCTGAAAGATTGAGCCCAGCAGTGAGCAGCAGGTCGAGTCAGAGAAGACGGATGAGGAGCCCCTCCCCCCCAGTCGCAGGTCCGGGAAGCAGTGTGGGAGCGTCGGCTGCTGACAGGAGAGGCACGGGTAAGAAGCAGCAAGGGGGGAGGATGCCGTGCAGAGGCCAGGGAGCAGGACGGAGGAGCAGAGCAGGGATGCGGCTGGGAGCAGGCAGTCAAGATGGCGCCGATCGCAGTCCGGTTGTAAGAGGCGGGGCCACAGCAGGGAGCAGTCCGGGTCGCAGCAGGAGGGAGTCGGCAGCCAGGAGGGGAAGCAGCAGCTCGAGAGGGGAGACAACACAGGCAGGGCAGAGGCAGACGGACCGCAGAAGCACTGACAGGGAGAGTGAGAGGAGACAGAGGGAGCCTGCAGCACAGCGTGGAGGACATGGGGGAAGGGCAGCCACTTCAGGAACGGACCTTGCTGGGGAGCCAGGAGGGAGTTCGCGCGTGAGTATGGCAGCACCCCCGGCTGGGGGCGACAGGGATGGGGGGGGTTTTTCACGTTGTTTGTCTCCACAGGGTGCGGCGCAACGGAGCGGTGGACCCCAGCAGGGACGCGAGGGATCTACTTCCAGGCACAGAGAAGAGGATAGAGGCGCGGCCAGCTCGGTAACGGGCTGTGCTGGGGGGAGAGGGGGGCCCCCACCAGCGAATATGGGGGCGCCCTCTGTTGGGGGTTGCTGGGCCGGGGGGGTTTCCTCTCTCCTGTTGCCTCTACAGGGATCATCAGGACAAGACTGGAGCAGCGGTCTGGGTACAGCAGGAGAAGCGCCAGGCACATCAGACGGGTCATCAGGACACAGAGCAACAGCCACCACAGACAGCATCATGGAAGCACTCCGAACAGCACCGGCCTCCGGGCCCAGTG GTTCAAGGCGATGTATGGTGTGGGTAATGGGACATTCCTACATTTTTTGGGCGGAACAACGTGCAGGGTTACGTGAAAAGGGTAGGCGGTTCTGGCTCCCAGCGGATGCAGTGGAAGTGCAATGGCATGGGAAAAGAGGTTTGTCATGGTTGCAGATCAGGGCCTGGATAGAGGACAAGTTCCGTCAAGAGGGCCCCCCAGATGTTTTAGTGTTACACGCAGGGGGCAACGATGTGGGCAAGATCCCAATGAGGGACCTCATTGGGAGGATGAAGCAGGATTTGGTAAGAATCCGGGCTATGGCCCCTAGACTAGTGGTGATATGGTCCCAGATAGTCCCCAGGTTGGTGTGGAGGGGGGCTAGAGACCTAAAAGCGGTGCAGAGGACAAGGGCAAAAATTAATGCAGCTATGACGAAGTTTGTGCATAAGGCGGGAGGAATAGTAGTTAGGCATGTAATGTTGGAAAGAGACCCCAAGTATTACAGACCTGACGGGGTACACTTGAACGGCCTGGGCCTCGAGGTTTTTAACTATGGCCTTAGAGAAGGGGTGGAGGTGGCCATTCAGGTGTGGAGGGGTATGAGGGATTGA
- the LOC121400005 gene encoding fibroin heavy chain-like isoform X2 — protein MAALKELLARIRAQASEQGDDWVRQQLAAQPAPTARQAASRRRTRPPERLSPAVSSRSSQRRRMRSPSPPVAGPGSSVGASAADRRGTGKKQQGGRMPCRGQGAGRRSRAGMRLGAGSQDGADRSPVVRGGATAGSSPGRSRRESAARRGSSSSRGETTQAGQRQTDRRSTDRESERRQREPAAQRGGHGGRAATSGTDLAGEPGGSSRVSMAAPPAGGDRDGGGFSRCLSPQGAAQRSGGPQQGREGSTSRHREEDRGAASSVTGCAGGRGGPPPANMGAPSVGGCWAGGVSSLLLPLQGSSGQDWSSGLGTAGEAPGTSDGSSGHRATATTDSIMEALRTAPASGPSAGTVQAVGSEGSRGPHPFPRLPMEDPVRYLAGSRRCMVWVMGHSYIFWAEQRAGLREKGRRFWLPADAVEVQWHGKRGLSWLQIRAWIEDKFRQEGPPDVLVLHAGGNDVGKIPMRDLIGRMKQDLVRIRAMAPRLVVIWSQIVPRLVWRGARDLKAVQRTRAKINAAMTKFVHKAGGIVVRHVMLERDPKYYRPDGVHLNGLGLEVFNYGLREGVEVAIQVWRGMRD, from the exons ATGGCAGCACTAAAGGAGCTCCTGGCGAGGATCAGAGCTCAGGCAAGTGAGCAGGGGGATGATTGGGTCCGGCAGCAGCTTGCAGCGCAACCCGCGCCCACAGCCCGACAGGCAGCCAGCAGGAGGAGAACACGGCCCCCTGAAAGATTGAGCCCAGCAGTGAGCAGCAGGTCGAGTCAGAGAAGACGGATGAGGAGCCCCTCCCCCCCAGTCGCAGGTCCGGGAAGCAGTGTGGGAGCGTCGGCTGCTGACAGGAGAGGCACGGGTAAGAAGCAGCAAGGGGGGAGGATGCCGTGCAGAGGCCAGGGAGCAGGACGGAGGAGCAGAGCAGGGATGCGGCTGGGAGCAGGCAGTCAAGATGGCGCCGATCGCAGTCCGGTTGTAAGAGGCGGGGCCACAGCAGGGAGCAGTCCGGGTCGCAGCAGGAGGGAGTCGGCAGCCAGGAGGGGAAGCAGCAGCTCGAGAGGGGAGACAACACAGGCAGGGCAGAGGCAGACGGACCGCAGAAGCACTGACAGGGAGAGTGAGAGGAGACAGAGGGAGCCTGCAGCACAGCGTGGAGGACATGGGGGAAGGGCAGCCACTTCAGGAACGGACCTTGCTGGGGAGCCAGGAGGGAGTTCGCGCGTGAGTATGGCAGCACCCCCGGCTGGGGGCGACAGGGATGGGGGGGGTTTTTCACGTTGTTTGTCTCCACAGGGTGCGGCGCAACGGAGCGGTGGACCCCAGCAGGGACGCGAGGGATCTACTTCCAGGCACAGAGAAGAGGATAGAGGCGCGGCCAGCTCGGTAACGGGCTGTGCTGGGGGGAGAGGGGGGCCCCCACCAGCGAATATGGGGGCGCCCTCTGTTGGGGGTTGCTGGGCCGGGGGGGTTTCCTCTCTCCTGTTGCCTCTACAGGGATCATCAGGACAAGACTGGAGCAGCGGTCTGGGTACAGCAGGAGAAGCGCCAGGCACATCAGACGGGTCATCAGGACACAGAGCAACAGCCACCACAGACAGCATCATGGAAGCACTCCGAACAGCACCGGCCTCCGGGCCCAGTG CTGGAACGGTTCAGGCAGTTGGCTCCGAGGGCAGCCGAGGCCCCCACCCCTTTCCCAGACTTCCTATGGAGGATCCCGTTCGATACCTGGCAG GTTCAAGGCGATGTATGGTGTGGGTAATGGGACATTCCTACATTTTTTGGGCGGAACAACGTGCAGGGTTACGTGAAAAGGGTAGGCGGTTCTGGCTCCCAGCGGATGCAGTGGAAGTGCAATGGCATGGGAAAAGAGGTTTGTCATGGTTGCAGATCAGGGCCTGGATAGAGGACAAGTTCCGTCAAGAGGGCCCCCCAGATGTTTTAGTGTTACACGCAGGGGGCAACGATGTGGGCAAGATCCCAATGAGGGACCTCATTGGGAGGATGAAGCAGGATTTGGTAAGAATCCGGGCTATGGCCCCTAGACTAGTGGTGATATGGTCCCAGATAGTCCCCAGGTTGGTGTGGAGGGGGGCTAGAGACCTAAAAGCGGTGCAGAGGACAAGGGCAAAAATTAATGCAGCTATGACGAAGTTTGTGCATAAGGCGGGAGGAATAGTAGTTAGGCATGTAATGTTGGAAAGAGACCCCAAGTATTACAGACCTGACGGGGTACACTTGAACGGCCTGGGCCTCGAGGTTTTTAACTATGGCCTTAGAGAAGGGGTGGAGGTGGCCATTCAGGTGTGGAGGGGTATGAGGGATTGA